One genomic segment of Helianthus annuus cultivar XRQ/B chromosome 14, HanXRQr2.0-SUNRISE, whole genome shotgun sequence includes these proteins:
- the LOC110904650 gene encoding uncharacterized protein LOC110904650 isoform X1, whose translation METDQVMNPESKQIPNFSLKVSHEAKLRELLRNLTSIDLQLCAEASKEFMKLLRGEEGGELLRQYVLSSSNCSELLQAWNLRQSKPGLSYIMSLINVILSHKDGVYKLSDVARLPISRALDKFARLILEEKLGDVYKELNSKENKGKNAALLLMASIVRRGSGLASDVAKSFDFKLPNFLKLAEYDKRRKSGEMIKRKVSTRRSYVRFAMSFLEIGDPRLLRWVLQQKEMFSGVLRGLGSDEEETVAYVLSTLRDKVLVPESLVPVALRSVLFGSVTLEQLVNISGRDDGGDSAEVAQKVLFTVCTDPSNGLMPDSKATPFPLKGNSTRLLGVMKKLKATEIEFHRDLLLAIVRGRPAFGSAYLDEFPYNLEDHTSWFAAVSLAANLIASVNAGLSFDFLDSQPGLPSLINSSDVQSIIKCIGPRPFNRIVMNKGLLHSESHIQHGTLRLVLEALKLLDSLFSALIQRSKSSKQIGCKWVSLKNDIQNEVQLLLPDHQVLLSLISSLNNRYKGDEKSSKRNADAAVLLEPSSRNKKLKTSDLNEETDILVGGISSSTDTNGRIQEEDDVSEPDNLNDNSTLIIELWKSHENNNINIVAEDEELYFYTKLLDALKVYHRTIPSVLEGSFDFFKLLPNNALSLPTILQQSLLSLLVEHIGWSSKQDMRMRYPPLMYKHLMHFINLVVHSPVKDIKDQAYVLAQAAMLSSGAFDNNATEIGAWFLFLPGFTANNATERGGTVQNLSSVVISFFCDVVSTVGNNLFKYWDLVRSQIRQLETTKDVYPRFSPLFVCVLEKCLRLLGSDSGTFSLSEKSMISIYVSSTLIYLLQTQAEAGLLSSLIRLSLSERLKDINSDLCEWRPLKSLLLFSTSITDKGISMLSSVGRKTGIHDDSFVNLLNEVTSLAESEHDTGITMDFSSSMLCASPDVILQHFPAVVSVSHKLDGVPFSILSSICFLERNFLNNVFKSWPEFSFAGLERIDWAPFYVLLPAVISIESPYLSESSKLQDLLLDKLSQEISNNFVCSFRHVFFWFHHIRSSYHNEPVEKYVQISEICFALIKSMLAHVSANHYAQEIAETIFCHPAVIGAVESPLSVNKELNANILDQPTDSFLQLAREGIHITDYHILLVLEIFSNQFSFNNDVNKGVTRLLRKLVLMLKNRFDKFVESKDSLHLIPTLFSFYTLIQFVSPRELLELVNWMFCRINVKESSVLESYKVSTLSVGLNIAGFAFDFLLLFSGIQEFDVALFEKVYIHIVKIASDYDLVVADLCLLKAVKIASKFKGESQTLQSLLNHMAMTRVIASTPVSLLSNCFEKTSMVRTQISFHLTESSLLHLSFFGYRFMKIVNESEVRKCDEDLMILLLPTALSFLNLISMRYGEKCDKHVKNIRSSYWEILYNGFSNWKNFVSRDIFQINLDKYALSTLEEVFDLFNNSLLGKSLDVMKLHLASNGPVKRSKRLKLVDSVIPSGTDNLLECSASEIDRYSIDESLNLIMKAVTKVLLCKMMLFSSSEGISNKEYVRSVTFVNSLTSTWILIVRKFPIKSNSQSEVNDTKYSLFRLFESFILRMHVEVITEMHNKNSKTESSSSINLEQMARSCLLHRFEDPATFNMFRNILAFEEKDKSLHVQILQLLLSHSQFESTIQSAYNSSSSLQFGIIFRPMSSILRSLTFAKVNKSHTSELYNKQLEIIKLLGLLCRFRAQTGSVDLEEDSSINARELVFLLLSSYEATVSEKDLEIYKIIQELESIDELNSSYIADVDFLWGTAAARVRKVRKREQEFSVDDVDEREKRRSQFRENLPVDPRKCAATVLHFPYDRHMKSGALSSIKLSDDSAGNVSEIYDPAFILRMSLHGLSMNYIEPVEYASLGLLAVAFVSLSSPDDDIRKIGYKVLVEFSEKASKISQKKKEVNRLRSLLTHVQNGIPEAWQRIPSVHALFAAEASVLLLDPSNDNYKSISKILLHSPMKTKTISFFDEFFWSNSVNFKSERIWILRLLYSGLNLEDDAQIYVRSSIFEKLLSFYSSPLSDNESRELILQIVKKSMKFDKTSRYLIEHCGVISWLSSLISTFTGSTSQLAVILEVINNVVTSRNTSQWLEARSLEQLTQISCRLYALFVENIELVKEIHLFDSVLELVSSTLEISQKRDVLQPHFTFSVEGLFELSKAVDVNCNAELGLKVILMSTPQPALLTMDREKLKKFVLWMVCVALRSKGSDEQTAESLISKLLRWLTASVILAIPSQQSFPDTLQSFLEAERSVNRVASDSDELLAAAIYYLHQILGEKCGVFTSVASSLCLLLFSDPSHTDALPVEGGNLTSLLSRIRCPTEADHLWRWSFEEPWKDPATESCSVDEVQACQSVLMVVSKVLGSKSSLSHFLSDLDLEKSGVFQWERSLVEETM comes from the exons ATGGAAACCGATCAAGTTATGAATCCGGAGAGCAAACAAATCCCTAATTTTTCACTCAAAGTGTCTCACGAAGCTAAATTAAGAGAGCTATTACGTAACCTCACCTCAATCGATCTTCAATTATGCGCAGAAGCGTCAAAAGAGTTTATGAAGCTCTTAAGAGGCGAAGAAGGGGGTGAACTGTTACGGCAATATGTGCTTTCTTCTTCCAATTGTTCCGAGCTTCTACAAGCATGGAATTTACGACAATCGAAGCCTGGTTTGTCTTACATAATGTCGTTGATTAACGTTATTTTGAGTCATAAAGATGGTGTTTATAAACTCAGCGATGTGGCTAGGCTTCCGATTAGTCGGGCGTTAGATAAGTTTGCTCGTTTGATTCTGGAAGAAAAGTTAGGAGATGTTTACAAGGAGTTGAATAGTAAAGAGAACAAAGGTAAAAACGCTGCGTTGTTGCTGATGGCTTCGATTGTGAGACGGGGTTCCGGATTGGCTTCGGATGTTGCCAAGAGTTTCGATTTTAAACTACCGAATTTCTTGAAGCTGGCGGAGTATGATAAAAGGAGGAAAAGCGGCGAAATGATAAAACGAAAGGTCTCAACTAGGAGGTCGTATGTTCGATTTGCTATGTCGTTTTTGGAGATTGGGGATCCTCGATTGTTACGGTGGGTGCTGCAGCAGAAAGAGATGTTTTCCGGTGTTCTTCGTGGGCTCGGTAGTGATGAAGAAGAGACCGTTGCCTATGTTCTATCTACATTACGAGATAAGGTCCTTGTTCCGGAATCTTTGGTGCCGGTGGCTCTTAGGAGTGTTTTATTCGGGAGTGTTACCTTGGAACAATTGGTTAACATTTCCGGAAGAGATGACGGTGGAGATTCTGCTGAGGTGGCACAGAAGGTTTTGTTTACGGTATGTACTGACCCATCAAACGGGTTGATGCCGGATTCAAAGGCAACACCTTTTCCGTTAAAGGGTAACTCGACACGACTTTTGGGTGTTATGAAGAAACTCAAAGCTACGGAAATCGAATTTCATCGGGATTTACTATTAGCGATTGTACGTGGAAGGCCGGCATTTGGTTCCGCTTACCTGGATGAGTTTCCGTACAACCTTGAAGATCATACATCCTG GTTTGCTGCTGTTTCATTGGCTGCAAACTTGATCGCTTCAGTGAATGCAGGTTTGTCGTTTGATTTTCTTGATTCTCAGCCAGGATTACCGTCATTAATCAACAGCTCTGACGTACAAAGTATAATTAAGTGCATAGGCCCACGCCCGTTTAATAGAATAGTAATGAATAAAGGGTTACTTCACTCGGAATCTCATATACAACACGGGACATTACGGCTTGTTTTAGAGGCATTGAAGTTATTAGATTCTCTGTTTTCTGCTTTAATCCAAAGATCCAAATCTAGCAAGCAAATTGGGTGTAAATGGGTGTCTCTTAAGAACGATATTCAGAATGAAGTGCAATTATTGCTTCCCGATCATCAGGTTTTGTTGTCGTTAATTTCATCCCTTAATAACCGCTACAAGGGTGACGAAAAAAGTTCAAAGAGAAATGCAGATGCAGCTGTTTTACTTGAACCTAGTTCTCGTAATAAAAAGTTGAAAACATCCGATTTAAACGAGGAAACCGATATTCTTGTCGGTGGTATTAGTTCTTCCACCGACACTAACGGAAGAatacaggaagaggatgatgtgTCCGAGCCTGATAATCTAAATGATAATTCTACACTAATCATAGAACTCTGGAAATCACATGAAAACAACAACATAAACATCGTTGCAGAGGATGAAGAGTTATATTTCTACACTAAGTTGCTTGACGCGCTCAAAGTTTATCAT CGGACGATTCCATCTGTTCTAGAAGGGTCATTTGATTTCTTTAAGCTTCTACCTAACAACGCTTTATCATTACCAACCATTCTGCAACAATCGTTATTGTCACTATTAGTCGAACACATCGGTTGGTCTTCAAAGCAAGATATGCGTATGAGATACCCACCACTGATGTACAAACATCTAATGCATTTCATTAATCTGGTTGTACATTCACCCGTCAAAGATATAAAAGATCAAGCTTATGTGCTGGCACAAGCAGCCATGCTAAGCAGTGGAGCGTTTGACAATAACGCAACCGAAATCggtgcatggtttttatttcttCCTGGGTTCACTGCCAATAATGCAACTGAGAGGGGCGGAACCGTCCAGAATTTGTCGTCTGTTGTCATTTCGTTTTTCTGTGATGTTGTATCTACAGTTGGAAACAATTTATTTAAATATTGGGATCTTGTCAGATCTCAAATCCGCCAGTTGGAAACCACTAAAG ATGTTTATCCTAGGTTCAGTCCTCTATTCGTTTGTGTTCTTGAAAAGTGCCTACGGTTGCTCGGTTCCGATTCCGGGACGTTTAGTTTATCCGAGAAATCAATGATATCAATATACGTAAGCAGCACCTTGATATACCTCTTGCAAACTCAG GCGGAGGCTGGATTGCTATCTTCTCTAATACGCCTTTCGTTATCCGAACGACTCAAGGATATAAATAGCGATCTATGTGAGTGGAGGCCGTTAAAAAGTTTGTTGCTTTTTTCAACTAGTATCACAGATAAAGGAATCAGTATGCTTTCTTCAGTTGGTAGAAAAACAGGCATTCACGATGACTCTTTCGTAAATCTTCTTAACGAAGTAACGAGTCTAGCAGAGAGTGAGCACGATACAGGGATAACAATGGATTTTTCATCGTCTATGTTATGCGCTTCACCTGACGTAATATTGCAGCATTTCCCAGCAGTTGTATCGGTTTCACATAAGCTGGACGGAGTTCCGTTTTCTATCCTATCGTCTATCTGTTTTCTCGAAAGAAATTTTCTCAACAATGTTTTCAAGTCATGGCCTGAGTTTTCATTTGCGGGTTTAGAACGAATTGATTGGGCTCCGTTTTATGTACTATTGCCAGCTGTCATAAGCATCGAAAGCCCGTATTTATCCGAGTCATCAAAGCTTCAAGACTTACTGTTGGACAAGCTGTCGCAAGAGATTTCCAATAATTTTGTTTGCTCTTTCCGCCATGTGTTTTTTTGGTTTCATCACATACGATCATCCTACCATAACGAACCAGTTGAAAAATACGTACAGATTTCCGAAATCTGTTTTGCTCTCATAAAGAGCATGTTGGCACACGTGTCTGCCAATCATTACGCCCAAGAAATTGCCGAAACCATTTTTTGCCATCCTGCGGTAATAGGTGCTGTAGAAAGTCCGTTATCTGTTAACAAGGAACTAAACGCCAACATTCTTGACCAACCGACTGATAGTTTTCTTCAGTTGGCACGAGAAGGAATTCATATAACGGATTATCATATCTTACTAGTACTAGAAATATTTTCCAACCAGTTCTCCTTTAACAATGATGTGAATAAGGGTGTTACACGCCTCCTTCGGAAGTTGGTTTTGATGCTAAAGAACAGGTTTGATAAGTTCGTAGAATCCAAAGATTCGTTGCATCTAATCCCAACGTTATTTTCGTTTTACACTCTAATCCAATTCGTATCCCCTCGTGAACTGCTTGAATTGGTAAATTGGATGTTTTGCAGAATTAACGTTAAAGAATCTTCCGTTCTTGAATCTTACAAAGTCTCCACTCTATCCGTTGGATTAAACATTGCCGGTTTTGCATTTGATTTCTTGTTGCTGTTTAGCGGCATACAAGAATTTGACGTTGCTCTGTTTGAGAAGGTGTATATTCACATAGTTAAAATCGCCTCTGATTATGATTTAGTCGTTGCAGATCTTTGCTTGCTGAAAGCGGTTAAGATTGCAAGTAAATTTAAGGGTGAAAGTCAAACTCTTCAATCTCTTTTAAATCACATGGCGATGACACGCGTAATAGCAAGTACACCCGTGAGTTTGCTTTCAAATTGCTTTGAAAAAACAAGCATGGTTCGGACTCAAATATCGTTTCATTTAACTGAATCGAGTCTCCTCCATTTATCTTTCTTTGGGTACCGATTTATGAAGATCGTGAACGAATCCGAAGTTCGCAAATGTGATGAAGATTTAATGATTTTGCTTTTGCCGACTGCGTTATCGTTCTTGAATTTAATCTCCATGAGGTACGGGGAGAAGTGTGACAAGCATGTTAAAAACATACGTTCTTCGTATTGGGAAATATTATACAACGGGTTTTCTAATTGGAAGAATTTTGTTTCTAGAGATATATTTCAAATAAATCTCGACAAATACGCGCTTTCAACGTTGGAAGAGGTTTTCGACCTTTTCAACAACAGTCTTCTCGGGAAGTCGCTTGATGTCATGAAGCTTCATCTTGCGTCAAATGGGCCCGTTAAACGAAGCAAACGATTAAAGTTAGTTGATTCGGTTATTCCGTCGGGGACTGATAATCTTCTCGAATGTAGTGCTTCTGAGATTGATCGTTACTCCATTGATGAATCTTTGAACCTTATTATGAAAGCAGTCACAAAGGTACTTCTTTGCAAGATGATGTTATTTTCGTCTTCGGAAGGTATATCTAACAAAGAATACGTAAGAAGTGTAACATTCGTAAATTCATTGACGTCCACATGGATCTTAATTGTCCGAAAGTTTCCGATAAAGTCAAATTCTCAATCAGAAGTTAATGACACAAAATATTCATTGTTCAGGCTTTTTGAAAGCTTCATTTTGAGAATGCACGTTGAAGTTATAACCGAGATGCATAATAAGAATTCTAAAACCGAATCAAGTTCTTCTATTAACCTCGAACAGATGGCACGATCGTGTCTCCTTCACAGATTCGAAGATCCTGCAACATTCAACATGTTTCGAAATATATTAGCGTttgaagaaaaagataaatcGTTGCATGTTCAAATTCTTCAGCTGCTGTTATCTCATTCCCAATTCGAATCCACCATTCAATCTGCGTATAACTCTTCGAGTTCGTTACAATTTGGTATCATTTTTCGACCCATGTCCAGTATTCTGCGATCACTCACTTTCGCTAAAGTCAACAAATCACACACATCCGAGCTGTACAACAAGCAACTGGAAATTATTAAATTGCTCGGGTTGTTGTGCCGGTTTAGGGCTCAGACGGGTAGCGTTGATTTAGAAGAAGATTCCAGTATAAACGCTAGAGAATTGGTGTTCTTACTTCTGTCTTCTTATGAGGCTACCGTAAGTGAAAAGGACTTGGAAATTTATAAGATCATACAAGAGCTCGAAAGTATCGATGAACTGAACTCTAGTTATATTGCTGACGTGGATTTTCTGTGGGGTACTGCTGCCGCAAGAGTTAGAAAAGTACGGAAGCGGGAACAAGAGTTTTCTGTTGATGACGTGGATGAACGTGAAAAACGCAGGAGTCAGTTCAGAGAAAACCTTCCGGTTGACCCGAGAAAATGTGCAGCTACAGTTCTTCATTTTCCGTATGACAGACACATGAAATCAGGAGCTTTATCGTCTATCAAGCTTTCAGATGATAGTGCTGGAAATGTGAGTGAGATATACGATCCGGCTTTCATCTTGCGGATGTCATTACACGGTTTGTCAATGAATTACATCGAACCTGTTGAATACGCGAGTTTAGGTCTGCTTGCCGTTGCGTTTGTTAGTTTATCCTCACCCGATGATGATATCAGAAAAATAGGATACAAGGTGCTGGTAGAATTCTCGGAGAAGGCATCAAAG ATAAGTCAAAAGAAAAAAGAAGTCAACCGACTTCGGTCATTGCTGACACACGTGCAAAATGGTATACCCGAGGCATGGCAGAGGATTCCCTCCGTACATGCGTTATTCGCTGCAGAGGCTTCCGTATTACTATTGGATCCGTCAAATGATAATTACAAATCTATAAGTAAAATTCTTTTGCACTCCCCTATGAAAACCAAG ACGATATCGTTCTTTGATGAATTCTTTTGGAGTAATTCAGTTAATTTTAAATCAGAAAGGATATGGATCCTTCGCTTACTATATTCCGGTCTTAATTTAGAAGACGATGCTCAGATTTACGTCAGGAGCTCAATTTTCGAGAAACTGCTAAGTTTTTATAGTAGTCCTCTTTCGGATAATGAATCACGGGAGTTGATCCTTCAG ATTGTGAAGAAATCGATGAAGTTTGATAAGACGTCTAGATATTTGATCGAACACTGTGGCGTAATATCATGGTTGTCGTCTCTTATTTCAACCTTCACTGGAAGTACGTCCCAACTTGCAGTAATTCTAGAG GTAATAAACAATGTTGTCACCTCAAGGAACACAAGTCAATGGTTAGAAGCACGTTCTTTGGAGCAGCTGACACAAATTTCATGTCGTTTATATGCGTTATTTGTTGAAAACATAGAGCTGGTGAAAGAAATTCACTTGTTCGATTCCGTTTTGGAATTAGTTTCTTCAACATTAGAAATATCACAAAAGCGAGACGTGCTTCAACCGCATTTCACCTTTTCGGTTGAAGGTCTATTTGAATTGTCGAAAGCCGTTGATGTAAATTGTAACGCGGAATTAGGACTTAAAGTTATACTAATGAGCACTCCACAACCGGCGTTACTCACTATG GACCGAGAAAAGCTTAAAAAGTTTGTACTTTGGATGGTTTGCGTTGCACTGCGATCTAAAGGATCAGATGAACAAACCGCTGAATCGTTGATATCAAAGCTTTTACGATGGTTGACTGCTTCTGTAATATTAGCAATTCCTTCACAGCAATCGTTTCCAGATACATTACAATCTTTTCTGGAAGCAGAACGGTCGGTAAATCGGGTTGCATCTGACTCAGATGAGCTATTAGCTGCCGCTATCTATTATCTTCACCAGATTCTCGGGGAAAAGTGTGGCGTGTTTACATCGGTTGCTAGTTCACTTTGTTTGCTACTCTTTTCTGATCCCTCACACACAG ATGCATTGCCTGTTGAAGGAGGTAATTTGACGTCTTTGCTATCGAGAATACGCTGCCCCACTGAAGCTGATCATTTGTGGAGATG GTCATTTGAGGAGCCATGGAAGGATCCTGCAACCGAGAGTTGTTCTGTAGATGAGGTTCAAGCATGCCAAAGTGTTTTAATGGTGGTTTCGAAGGTTCTTGGCTCGAAGTCGTCGCTTTCGCACTTCCTTTCAGATTTAGATTTAGAAAAGTCAGGTGTGTTTCAATGGGAAAGAAGTCTTGTTGAAGAGACCATGTGA